In Rahnella sikkimica, the following are encoded in one genomic region:
- the dcp gene encoding peptidyl-dipeptidase Dcp produces the protein MRLSYLFLATSLAMSQFAGAAQSVQPATQEPVMNHAIVKDNPFLKPSPLEYQAPQFNLYKDSDYEPALLEGIRQKLADVDKIANDSSPPTFENTYVALEKSGGTLQRVQSVFGAMTGANTNDTLQKIDEDTSPKLAAMDDSIHLNSKLFARLKTVYNQRNTLKLDAESQRLIEVTYKDFELAGANLSDADKDNLKALNQQAATLSTQFTNKLLAATKAGGLTVNDKAQLAGLSEAELSAAAQAAKDRKLDNAWLLVLQNTTQQPLLQSLENRDTRKALYDASINRAEKGDANDTRELIAKLAKVRAEQAIVLGFPSYAAWKLEDQMAKTPQAALDFMHKIVPAATARAEREAKDIQSEIDKQKGGFSVAAWDWQHYAQQVRKEKYDLDDAQIKPYFELNNVLENGVFYAANLLYGITFKERKDLPVWNPDVRVFEVFDKDGKSMALFYADYYQRDNKGGGAWMSNFVDQSKLLGTKPVIYNVANFQKPAAGQPALLSWDDVITMFHEFGHTLHGLFADQQYPSLSGTATPRDFVEFPSQFNEHWASDPKVFTHFAKHYQTGEVMPQALQDKIEKASKFNKGYDMTELLAAALLDMHWHSLSATEPQQDVDKFEAESLAKDKVNLAYVPPRYRSSYFQHIWGNGYAAGYYAYLWTEMLADDAFAGITEQGGLTRENGQKFRDQILSRGNSEDLEKLYKTWRGKAPSIEPMLKNRGLEE, from the coding sequence ATGCGTTTGTCCTACCTCTTTTTGGCAACCAGTCTGGCCATGAGCCAGTTTGCAGGCGCTGCGCAGAGCGTGCAGCCCGCCACGCAGGAGCCCGTCATGAACCATGCCATTGTTAAAGATAATCCGTTTCTGAAACCGAGCCCGCTTGAATATCAGGCACCGCAATTCAATCTGTATAAAGACAGCGATTATGAACCGGCGTTGCTCGAAGGTATCCGTCAGAAACTTGCCGACGTCGATAAAATAGCCAACGACTCTTCACCCCCGACGTTCGAAAATACCTATGTGGCGCTGGAAAAATCCGGCGGCACGTTGCAGCGCGTACAGAGCGTTTTCGGCGCGATGACCGGCGCGAATACCAACGATACGCTGCAAAAAATTGATGAAGATACCTCGCCAAAGCTGGCGGCGATGGACGACAGCATTCATCTCAACAGCAAATTATTTGCCCGCCTGAAAACCGTGTATAACCAGCGCAATACCCTGAAGCTGGATGCGGAATCGCAGCGTCTGATTGAAGTGACGTACAAAGATTTTGAGCTGGCGGGCGCGAATCTTTCGGATGCCGATAAAGACAATCTCAAAGCGCTGAACCAGCAGGCGGCGACGCTGAGTACGCAGTTCACCAATAAACTCCTCGCGGCGACAAAAGCGGGCGGGCTGACGGTAAATGATAAAGCGCAGCTTGCCGGGCTGAGCGAAGCTGAACTTTCCGCCGCGGCGCAGGCGGCCAAAGACCGCAAGCTGGATAACGCGTGGTTGCTGGTGCTGCAAAACACCACGCAGCAGCCTTTATTGCAGTCGCTGGAAAACCGCGATACGCGCAAGGCGCTGTACGATGCGTCCATCAATCGCGCTGAAAAAGGCGATGCCAACGATACGCGTGAGCTTATCGCGAAACTGGCGAAAGTCCGCGCAGAACAGGCCATAGTGCTTGGATTCCCGAGCTATGCGGCGTGGAAGCTGGAAGACCAGATGGCGAAAACGCCGCAGGCTGCGCTGGATTTCATGCACAAAATTGTGCCAGCCGCGACTGCCCGCGCGGAGCGTGAGGCGAAAGATATTCAGTCAGAAATCGATAAGCAAAAGGGCGGATTCAGCGTAGCGGCCTGGGACTGGCAGCATTACGCCCAGCAGGTCCGCAAAGAGAAATACGATCTCGACGATGCGCAGATCAAACCGTACTTCGAGCTGAATAACGTGCTGGAAAACGGCGTATTCTACGCGGCAAATCTGCTGTACGGCATCACGTTTAAAGAGCGCAAAGACCTGCCAGTCTGGAACCCGGATGTGCGCGTTTTTGAAGTCTTCGATAAAGACGGCAAATCGATGGCGCTGTTTTACGCCGATTATTATCAGCGTGATAACAAAGGCGGCGGCGCGTGGATGAGTAATTTCGTCGATCAGTCCAAACTGCTCGGCACCAAACCGGTGATTTACAACGTCGCTAACTTCCAGAAACCGGCGGCGGGGCAACCGGCGTTGTTGTCGTGGGATGACGTGATCACGATGTTCCACGAGTTCGGCCATACGCTGCACGGGCTGTTTGCCGACCAGCAATATCCAAGCCTTTCAGGCACTGCAACGCCGCGCGATTTCGTCGAGTTCCCGTCCCAGTTTAACGAGCACTGGGCGAGTGACCCGAAAGTGTTTACTCACTTCGCGAAGCATTATCAGACCGGCGAAGTCATGCCGCAGGCTTTGCAGGACAAAATCGAGAAAGCCAGCAAGTTTAATAAAGGTTATGACATGACCGAGCTGCTGGCCGCCGCGCTGCTCGACATGCACTGGCACAGCCTGAGCGCCACGGAACCACAGCAGGATGTCGATAAGTTCGAAGCCGAATCGCTGGCGAAGGACAAAGTGAATCTGGCGTACGTGCCGCCGCGCTACCGTTCCAGCTATTTCCAGCATATCTGGGGGAATGGCTACGCCGCCGGGTATTACGCGTATCTGTGGACAGAAATGCTGGCCGACGATGCCTTTGCCGGGATCACCGAACAAGGCGGCCTGACGCGGGAAAATGGTCAGAAATTCCGTGATCAAATCCTCTCGCGCGGCAACAGTGAGGATCTGGAAAAACTGTATAAAACCTGGCGCGGCAAAGCACCGTCCATTGAGCCGATGCTGAAAAACCGGGGGCTGGAAGAGTAA
- a CDS encoding Qnr family pentapeptide repeat protein, translating into MIKDQTFTGQRFGVKQFTGETLENCRFYRCHFDSCDLSETAFTNCLFYDDDEQTGCSFQHAKLQDASFKHCDLTMADFKNIQALGLEIRESKATGADFSGASFMNMITTRTWFCSAFMTKNNFSYANFSKVILEKCELWENRWTGANVQGANLSGSDLSGGEFTEFDWNNVNITHCDLTNSDLGELNLRKVDLDGVKIDDWQQSHLLERLGVVVIHSK; encoded by the coding sequence ATGATTAAAGACCAGACTTTCACCGGCCAGCGTTTTGGCGTGAAACAATTCACCGGCGAAACACTGGAAAATTGCCGCTTTTACCGCTGCCATTTCGACAGCTGCGATTTGTCGGAAACCGCTTTTACGAACTGTCTGTTTTACGATGACGACGAACAAACCGGCTGCTCGTTCCAGCACGCAAAACTCCAGGACGCCAGTTTTAAACACTGCGACCTGACAATGGCTGATTTCAAAAACATTCAGGCGCTCGGTCTGGAGATCCGCGAAAGCAAAGCCACCGGCGCAGATTTCAGCGGTGCCAGCTTTATGAATATGATCACTACCCGCACCTGGTTTTGCAGCGCGTTCATGACCAAAAATAACTTCAGCTACGCCAACTTCAGCAAAGTCATTCTGGAAAAATGTGAGCTGTGGGAAAACCGCTGGACCGGCGCCAATGTGCAAGGCGCGAACCTCAGCGGCTCCGACCTTTCCGGCGGAGAATTCACCGAGTTCGACTGGAATAATGTGAACATCACCCACTGCGACCTGACCAATTCCGACCTGGGCGAATTAAATCTCCGGAAAGTCGATCTCGACGGCGTGAAAATCGACGACTGGCAGCAAAGCCATTTGCTGGAAAGGTTGGGGGTGGTTGTTATTCACTCTAAGTGA
- a CDS encoding restriction endonuclease subunit S: protein MSKIPENWEKTTFEKFISIKHGFAFKSEFFSEQGDYVLLTPGHFYEHGGFRDQKHKTKYYTGDIPNGYILNKGSVLLAMTEQAAGLLGSAISIPLDGKYLHNQRLGLISITDPKRIDLNFIYLIYNSPDVRKQIAEQASGTKVKHTSPDRLRNVLVLLPPLPEQTKIAKILSTWDKAITTTEHLIGNSQQQKKSLMQSLLTGKKRLPGFEGEWNYTRLGEISLLTAGATPLTSKKEYWDGDIPWMNSGEINLKKVYEVTGRITELGLSNSSAKILPRDCLLIALAGQGKTRGTVALNKIELCTNQSIAAAIFNPQKAYAEFIYQNMDSRYSELRSLSGGDGGRGGLNLSILRSVEINLPPLPEQQKIAAVLTAADNEIELLQKKLAFLKQEKAALMQQLLTGKRRVNVETA, encoded by the coding sequence ATGAGTAAGATTCCGGAGAATTGGGAGAAAACCACTTTTGAAAAATTCATATCTATAAAACATGGTTTTGCTTTCAAGAGTGAATTTTTCTCTGAGCAAGGTGATTATGTACTTTTAACTCCTGGGCATTTTTATGAGCATGGCGGTTTCCGTGACCAAAAGCACAAGACTAAATATTACACTGGGGATATTCCTAACGGATATATTCTTAATAAAGGTAGTGTTTTATTAGCAATGACTGAGCAAGCCGCAGGATTGTTAGGTAGTGCTATTTCTATTCCCTTGGATGGCAAGTATTTACATAATCAGAGATTAGGCCTGATAAGTATTACGGACCCTAAGCGTATAGACCTTAATTTTATATATTTAATATATAACTCTCCTGATGTAAGAAAACAGATTGCTGAGCAAGCCTCAGGTACAAAGGTAAAACATACTTCGCCTGATCGATTGCGCAATGTGTTGGTTTTACTCCCCCCACTCCCAGAACAAACAAAAATCGCCAAAATCCTCTCTACCTGGGATAAGGCGATTACAACCACGGAACATCTTATCGGCAACAGTCAGCAGCAGAAAAAATCGCTGATGCAGAGTTTGTTGACCGGGAAGAAGCGGCTGCCGGGGTTTGAGGGAGAGTGGAATTATACTAGATTAGGTGAGATATCATTACTAACCGCAGGAGCGACACCACTTACTAGTAAAAAAGAGTATTGGGATGGAGATATACCGTGGATGAATTCGGGAGAAATAAATCTTAAAAAAGTATATGAAGTTACAGGGCGTATCACTGAACTTGGCCTTTCTAACTCCAGTGCAAAAATACTCCCGAGAGATTGTTTGCTAATAGCATTGGCTGGGCAAGGAAAGACGCGGGGTACTGTTGCATTAAATAAAATTGAGTTATGTACAAACCAGTCTATAGCTGCTGCTATTTTCAACCCCCAAAAAGCTTACGCTGAGTTTATATATCAAAATATGGATAGCCGATACAGTGAGCTACGTTCACTTTCAGGAGGTGATGGAGGACGAGGCGGGCTAAATCTTTCTATTTTACGATCAGTGGAAATAAATCTTCCCCCACTCCCAGAACAACAAAAAATCGCCGCCGTTCTCACCGCCGCAGATAACGAAATAGAGCTTCTGCAAAAGAAACTGGCCTTCCTGAAACAGGAAAAGGCGGCCCTGATGCAGCAATTGCTGACCGGCAAGCGCCGGGTGAACGTGGAGACAGCCTGA
- a CDS encoding virulence RhuM family protein, translating into MDEKVTTAPAGEFVLFQSADGRVRLECRFESDTLWLSQAGMSELYQVTPQAITQHIKAVYAEGEHAQSSTCKDYLQVQTEGVRQINRQIRHYNLAVILSVGYRVRSARGTQFRQWATQTLQEYVIKGFVMDDVRLKNPPVGQSVVPDYFDEMLERIRDIRASERRIYLRIKDIFAMAADYQPSDKETARFFQAIQNKLHFACTGLTAAEIIAQRADVNLPDMGLTSFKYDNVRKTDITIAKNYLREEEIDQLNRIISMWLDYAEDQTKRRQQIFLKSWQDKLEQFLNFNELDILQGSGKTSKKEADEKACQQYEQFTEQRRRLKEAEGAKSNIEALHAIAQKKD; encoded by the coding sequence ATGGATGAGAAAGTGACAACGGCTCCGGCGGGAGAATTTGTTCTGTTTCAAAGCGCTGACGGGCGCGTACGGCTGGAATGTCGCTTTGAGTCAGATACGTTGTGGCTTTCTCAGGCAGGGATGTCAGAGCTTTATCAGGTCACACCGCAGGCAATCACCCAGCATATCAAAGCGGTTTATGCAGAAGGTGAACATGCTCAAAGTTCAACCTGTAAGGATTACTTACAAGTTCAAACCGAAGGCGTAAGGCAGATAAACCGGCAGATCCGTCATTATAATTTGGCAGTGATTCTGTCCGTCGGCTATCGCGTCCGTTCTGCCAGGGGTACGCAGTTCCGCCAGTGGGCAACGCAAACCCTGCAGGAATATGTCATTAAAGGGTTTGTGATGGACGATGTGCGGCTGAAAAATCCGCCTGTCGGGCAATCGGTGGTGCCGGATTATTTCGATGAGATGCTGGAACGCATCCGCGATATTCGTGCCAGCGAGCGCCGCATTTATTTGCGCATTAAAGATATATTTGCCATGGCAGCGGATTATCAGCCGTCGGATAAAGAAACCGCCCGGTTCTTTCAGGCCATCCAGAACAAATTACATTTTGCCTGCACCGGTTTAACCGCGGCGGAAATCATCGCTCAGCGTGCTGACGTTAATCTGCCTGATATGGGGCTGACCAGTTTCAAATATGACAACGTGCGTAAAACCGATATCACCATCGCCAAAAATTATCTGCGCGAAGAGGAAATCGACCAGCTCAACCGTATTATCTCCATGTGGCTGGATTACGCCGAAGACCAGACTAAACGCCGTCAGCAGATATTCTTAAAAAGCTGGCAGGATAAGCTGGAACAGTTTCTTAATTTTAATGAACTGGATATTTTGCAGGGCAGCGGTAAAACCAGTAAAAAAGAAGCTGATGAAAAAGCCTGCCAGCAATATGAACAATTCACCGAACAGCGTCGTCGCCTGAAAGAAGCGGAAGGCGCGAAAAGCAATATTGAGGCACTTCACGCCATTGCGCAGAAAAAGGACTAA
- a CDS encoding DUF6880 family protein, with amino-acid sequence MKKQQGLADELALLDSVELARFIVSLYGEDDFLDAKIERLLLKKDISELVKSLKKEIKSLGRSTYFYSYYQAGELAEEIYQLQMDIENTVLPGSPDLAFKLADDLLDTAENSLNRCDDSDGSVGDVYRDTCLLWLKTASLSAVPATGWVPVIKKLADNNDYGVLDLLLPNANQLLSEDELRQLADYYERGLVASLKKKKGDIESINWSVNLHSIAEALKDPTLFIRATLLGSPEPNSLQMESMVQFSLSCSAYDEALNWLQKDWGEHGRNKPDARRLSLLAECYLGLNQPEKHLSTLIELMDASPTFENFQRVQPLVSEEYARELREKLIVLVSNETELYDQLDPLLKLGENSKAEKIAIEQAVEFSEWHYIQLVSLLGKVPEENRLFRIILLRTLTDDILERGRTQAYHHGARYLQQLDQLDKNIDAYSSLQNHVEYMAKVKAKHGRKYSFWAQYNKAS; translated from the coding sequence ATGAAAAAACAACAAGGTTTAGCCGATGAACTCGCTTTATTAGACAGCGTTGAGTTGGCGCGGTTTATTGTTTCGCTTTATGGTGAAGATGACTTTTTGGATGCAAAAATAGAGCGACTCTTACTCAAAAAAGACATCAGTGAATTAGTTAAATCCCTCAAAAAAGAGATCAAATCTCTGGGCCGATCCACCTATTTTTACAGTTATTACCAAGCAGGTGAACTGGCTGAAGAAATCTATCAGTTACAGATGGATATCGAGAATACTGTTTTACCGGGCTCACCCGATTTGGCATTTAAATTAGCCGACGATCTTCTGGATACTGCAGAAAATAGCCTGAACCGTTGTGATGATTCGGATGGCAGCGTCGGCGACGTTTATCGGGATACTTGTTTACTGTGGTTAAAAACAGCCAGCCTGAGCGCTGTGCCGGCAACAGGTTGGGTGCCGGTTATCAAAAAATTAGCTGATAATAATGATTATGGCGTTCTGGATTTGTTATTGCCGAATGCAAACCAGTTACTTTCAGAAGATGAATTAAGGCAACTGGCAGATTATTACGAGCGAGGGTTAGTTGCTTCGCTGAAGAAGAAAAAAGGCGACATAGAATCTATAAACTGGTCGGTTAATCTTCACAGTATTGCTGAGGCTTTGAAAGATCCTACTCTGTTCATCAGAGCGACTCTGTTGGGAAGCCCTGAGCCAAATTCTCTGCAAATGGAAAGCATGGTTCAATTCAGTCTTAGCTGCAGCGCTTATGATGAAGCCCTGAATTGGTTGCAAAAAGACTGGGGAGAACATGGGAGGAACAAACCTGATGCAAGACGTTTGTCGTTATTAGCCGAGTGTTATCTGGGATTAAATCAACCGGAAAAACACCTGAGCACATTGATTGAGCTGATGGATGCCAGCCCGACGTTTGAGAATTTTCAACGAGTGCAACCTTTGGTTTCTGAGGAGTATGCAAGGGAATTACGCGAAAAGCTGATTGTTTTGGTCTCGAATGAAACAGAGCTTTACGATCAACTGGACCCATTACTCAAGCTTGGGGAAAATTCTAAAGCCGAAAAAATCGCGATTGAACAGGCTGTTGAATTCTCTGAGTGGCATTATATCCAGTTAGTTTCACTGCTGGGTAAAGTGCCTGAGGAGAACAGACTTTTCCGCATCATCCTGCTACGCACTCTGACAGACGATATTTTAGAACGCGGTAGAACACAGGCTTATCATCACGGTGCCCGTTATTTACAGCAATTAGATCAGCTCGATAAAAATATAGATGCTTATTCTTCATTGCAAAACCATGTCGAGTATATGGCGAAAGTTAAAGCCAAACACGGGCGTAAATACAGTTTCTGGGCGCAGTACAATAAGGCGTCATGA
- a CDS encoding M48 family metallopeptidase produces MSVRIAVPRPQKASPNLCFHYGDERICFEISVRRSQKSKVLIKVHPDCRIQVAAPENSSDEEVLGAVKKRGRWIWQQLREFRAQQQHITDRQYISGESHYYLGKQYMLKILVEPAQRQRVKMLRGRLEITVRERNPERIRVLLNEWYKDRAKEVFARRLEEMLGQALWVSDRPPLRVQTMQTQWGSCSPQGRITLNPHLVKAPRECIDYVILHELCHLAEHNHSEQFYRLMKQVMPHWEKIKSHLDGMAAALLNGSHAG; encoded by the coding sequence ATGAGCGTCCGAATTGCAGTCCCGCGTCCGCAAAAAGCGTCACCGAACCTGTGTTTTCACTACGGGGATGAGCGGATTTGTTTTGAAATCAGCGTCCGGCGTAGCCAGAAAAGCAAAGTGCTGATCAAAGTGCATCCGGACTGCCGGATACAGGTGGCTGCGCCTGAAAACAGCTCAGATGAAGAAGTGCTCGGCGCGGTGAAAAAACGCGGCCGCTGGATCTGGCAACAGCTGCGGGAGTTTCGTGCCCAGCAACAGCACATCACCGACCGGCAATATATCAGCGGCGAAAGCCACTACTACCTCGGCAAGCAGTACATGCTGAAAATCCTGGTTGAGCCTGCGCAGAGACAGCGCGTCAAAATGCTGCGCGGCAGGCTGGAAATTACCGTACGGGAAAGAAACCCGGAGCGGATCCGGGTTTTACTCAATGAATGGTACAAAGACCGCGCCAAAGAGGTTTTCGCCAGACGGCTGGAAGAAATGCTCGGGCAGGCGTTATGGGTCAGTGACCGGCCACCTTTGCGTGTTCAGACCATGCAAACCCAGTGGGGAAGCTGTTCACCGCAAGGGCGCATTACGCTGAACCCTCATCTGGTGAAAGCGCCGCGTGAATGCATCGATTACGTAATTTTGCATGAGCTTTGTCATCTTGCTGAACACAATCACAGCGAGCAGTTTTACCGCCTGATGAAACAGGTCATGCCGCACTGGGAAAAAATCAAATCTCACCTTGATGGCATGGCCGCCGCGCTGCTCAATGGGAGCCATGCGGGATAA
- a CDS encoding type I restriction endonuclease subunit R, whose translation MSQPGLHTPPKFEEEYIAKLPALTLLTHMGWRFLSPQQALDARDGKQDSVVLREELRRVLQTRRFHYAGKEHPLSEKSVENIISEVCSPALNEGLKLANQRMHNHLLYGITVTEFIDGRKTSQTVELVDWKNIANNSFLVTEEFRVTRTGGIGSSHFDCRKPDIVGFVNGIPMVVIEAKRPVNQGKKGPTLEEGISQNLRNQMHDEIPHLFVYSQILLSINGSDGRYATCGTPLKFWGGWREEDITDAEMLAVKNKKLSPQQITRLFSHRKPEDLDWYQKLIAGGKLAVTGQDQMLISLLLPARLLDMIRLYTLFDKKIGRVIARYQQVFGIKRLTDRIKLKNAKGGREGGVIWHTTGSGKSLTMVLFSKALLLDDSLKACRFIIVTDRVDLQAQLSKSFASGDQLSGKNDFRNAMATSGARLAEQISKGKERIIFSLIQKFTSATELPECYNDDANIVVLIDEGHRSQGGENHIRMKLALPNAAFVAFTGTPLLKDDKTTNKFGPIVHAYTMQRAVEDKAVSPLLYEERKPELNVNEKAVDSWFDRITKGLSEAQRADLKRKYSRKGQVQSADDRIRLIALDVANHFSKHIADGLKGQLACDSKLSAIKYKKYLDEAGLFESAVVMSPPDTREGNTDIDEATLPAVSKWWKDNVGSQDERKYTQALITRFEKDENLKLLIVVDKLLTGFDEPQNAVLYIDKSLKGHNLIQAIARVNRLHDKKKEGLLIDYRGVLAELDTTIAKYQDLASRTQGGYDINDIDGLYNQMSSEYKRLPLLYKTLWAIFDGVNTGDAEQLRQVLVPKMEQRNGEFVDIHLKAREDFYEALSAFSSCLKVALQSATFFEDNSFSDADRYNYKETVRQLSILRLQIKEDAGETVDYEEYASQVKNLLDKHVVGVQIQEPEAVYDVSKMGRHKPKTPDASWSEDKTRNETDIIKTRVTKMIEQDLHDDPYAREQFSTLLLKTIEEAEKQFDHPSKQYLLYTEFMQDVENRRLQDIPDAFGSNKHAQAYYGVFKKALPQVFAVADSQVEKKWTELAFIVDTAVDRAVTENSINTQNIESAIRTSLLPCLFQECKSVGAGIHQVNMIIESVVQITRVGLSGV comes from the coding sequence ATGTCGCAACCCGGGCTGCACACGCCACCGAAGTTTGAAGAAGAATACATCGCCAAATTACCGGCGCTGACTTTGCTGACCCACATGGGCTGGCGTTTTCTTTCTCCGCAGCAGGCGCTGGACGCCCGCGACGGCAAACAGGACAGCGTGGTATTGCGCGAAGAGCTGCGCCGGGTGCTGCAAACCCGCCGTTTTCATTACGCCGGAAAAGAACATCCGTTATCCGAAAAATCTGTCGAAAACATTATCAGTGAAGTGTGCAGCCCGGCGCTCAACGAAGGGCTGAAGCTGGCGAATCAGCGTATGCATAATCATTTGCTGTATGGCATCACGGTGACCGAGTTTATTGATGGCCGTAAAACCAGCCAGACCGTTGAACTGGTGGACTGGAAAAATATCGCCAATAACAGCTTCCTGGTGACCGAAGAGTTTCGCGTCACCCGCACCGGCGGCATCGGGTCCTCGCATTTTGATTGCCGGAAACCGGATATCGTCGGTTTTGTGAATGGCATTCCGATGGTGGTGATCGAGGCTAAGCGCCCGGTCAATCAGGGCAAGAAAGGCCCGACACTCGAAGAAGGTATTTCCCAAAACCTGCGTAATCAGATGCATGACGAAATCCCGCATCTGTTCGTCTACAGCCAGATACTGCTCTCGATTAACGGCAGCGACGGGCGCTACGCCACCTGCGGCACACCGCTGAAATTCTGGGGTGGCTGGCGCGAAGAAGATATCACCGATGCTGAAATGCTGGCGGTGAAGAATAAAAAACTTAGCCCGCAGCAAATCACCCGCCTGTTCAGCCACCGTAAACCCGAAGATTTAGACTGGTATCAGAAACTGATTGCGGGCGGGAAACTGGCTGTGACCGGCCAGGATCAGATGCTTATCAGCCTGCTTTTACCGGCGCGTTTGCTGGACATGATCCGCCTGTATACCTTGTTCGACAAAAAGATTGGCAGAGTGATTGCCCGCTATCAGCAGGTGTTCGGCATCAAACGTCTGACGGACCGCATTAAGCTGAAAAACGCCAAAGGTGGCCGCGAGGGCGGTGTTATCTGGCATACCACCGGTTCAGGGAAATCGCTGACGATGGTGCTGTTCAGCAAGGCGCTTCTGCTGGATGACTCGCTGAAAGCCTGCCGGTTTATCATCGTTACCGACCGCGTTGATCTGCAAGCCCAGCTCAGCAAGAGCTTCGCTTCGGGCGATCAGTTATCCGGGAAAAATGATTTCAGGAATGCGATGGCCACCTCCGGCGCGCGGCTGGCGGAACAGATCAGTAAAGGTAAAGAGCGGATTATCTTCTCGCTTATTCAGAAATTTACGTCGGCAACCGAATTGCCCGAATGTTACAACGACGACGCCAATATTGTTGTGCTGATCGACGAAGGCCACCGCAGTCAGGGCGGCGAAAACCATATCCGCATGAAACTCGCGTTGCCGAATGCCGCATTTGTCGCGTTTACCGGTACGCCGTTGCTCAAAGACGACAAAACGACCAACAAATTTGGGCCGATAGTTCACGCCTACACCATGCAGCGCGCGGTGGAGGATAAAGCCGTATCGCCGCTGCTGTATGAAGAGAGAAAACCTGAGCTGAACGTGAACGAGAAAGCCGTCGACAGCTGGTTTGACCGCATCACGAAAGGATTAAGCGAGGCGCAGCGCGCTGACTTAAAGCGTAAGTATTCCCGTAAAGGTCAAGTGCAAAGCGCCGATGATCGTATCCGCTTAATCGCGCTCGACGTCGCCAATCATTTCAGTAAACACATCGCCGACGGGCTGAAAGGCCAGCTGGCGTGCGACAGTAAACTTTCCGCCATCAAATACAAAAAGTACCTCGATGAAGCCGGTCTGTTTGAGTCTGCAGTGGTCATGAGCCCGCCGGACACCCGCGAGGGCAATACCGACATCGACGAAGCCACGCTGCCAGCAGTCTCAAAATGGTGGAAGGATAACGTCGGCAGCCAGGATGAACGCAAATATACTCAGGCACTGATTACCCGCTTTGAGAAAGATGAAAACCTGAAGCTGCTGATCGTAGTCGATAAATTGCTGACGGGCTTTGATGAGCCGCAGAACGCCGTGCTTTACATCGATAAATCGCTGAAAGGCCACAACCTGATCCAGGCCATTGCCCGCGTAAACCGGCTGCATGACAAAAAGAAAGAAGGTCTGCTGATCGACTATCGCGGCGTGCTGGCCGAGCTGGATACCACAATTGCCAAATATCAGGATCTGGCATCACGCACGCAGGGCGGATATGACATCAACGATATCGACGGCCTGTATAATCAGATGAGCAGCGAATATAAGCGTCTGCCTCTGTTATACAAAACGCTGTGGGCGATTTTCGACGGTGTAAATACCGGTGATGCGGAACAGCTGCGTCAGGTGCTGGTGCCGAAAATGGAACAGCGCAACGGCGAGTTTGTGGATATCCATCTGAAGGCGCGGGAAGATTTTTACGAGGCGCTCAGTGCGTTTTCCAGCTGTCTGAAAGTGGCATTGCAGTCGGCGACTTTCTTCGAAGACAACAGTTTTAGTGATGCTGACCGTTATAATTACAAAGAGACCGTGCGCCAGCTTTCGATTTTGCGTCTGCAAATTAAAGAGGACGCCGGTGAAACGGTAGATTACGAAGAATATGCCAGCCAGGTAAAAAATCTGCTGGATAAACACGTGGTCGGCGTGCAGATACAGGAGCCGGAGGCGGTCTATGACGTCTCAAAAATGGGGCGGCACAAACCGAAAACCCCCGATGCTTCCTGGTCGGAAGATAAAACCCGCAATGAAACTGACATCATCAAAACCCGCGTTACGAAAATGATTGAACAGGATTTGCATGATGATCCGTATGCCCGCGAACAGTTCTCCACCTTATTACTGAAAACTATCGAAGAAGCTGAAAAGCAGTTCGATCACCCGTCAAAGCAATATCTGTTGTATACCGAATTCATGCAGGACGTTGAAAACCGCCGGTTACAGGACATCCCGGATGCTTTTGGCAGCAATAAACACGCACAGGCTTATTACGGCGTTTTCAAAAAAGCCTTACCTCAGGTGTTTGCGGTGGCAGACTCGCAGGTTGAAAAGAAATGGACAGAACTGGCGTTTATCGTTGATACCGCCGTTGACCGCGCCGTCACTGAAAATTCTATTAATACGCAAAATATCGAATCAGCGATCCGTACCAGTTTGCTGCCGTGTTTATTCCAAGAATGTAAAAGCGTTGGCGCGGGTATCCATCAGGTGAATATGATTATTGAAAGCGTGGTGCAAATCACCCGCGTCGGCCTGTCCGGTGTCTGA